A region of Dictyostelium discoideum AX4 chromosome 1 chromosome, whole genome shotgun sequence DNA encodes the following proteins:
- the cdk8 gene encoding CDK family protein kinase — protein MNTHNQSSNQNGGGSGGGGGGGGSSTFSPIVLTSTYRLDVQEKYTFSYEIGSGTYGMVYKADDKKRPNNKVAVKKFRSTKEGEGLSLTAYREIGLLKELSNENIVKLLDVCLNPKDKLLYLIFDYAEFDLFGIIKYHRENGSHFSDATIKSLIWQVLNGIHYLHSNWVIHRDLKPSNILVMGEGKECGTVKIGDFGLARIFQSPLKPLNENGVVVTIWYRSPELLLGSKHYTRAVDIWAIGCIFAELITTKPLFPGKEKDPKIPSLFQDDQVEKIIRVLGKPTLDMWPDIKHLPEWKRLSSMEAFPNSLAKCVGIDENSQAYDLLSKMILYDPSKRITASEALDHPYFKELPLPLPNAFSKPIPYPPRLPINKKKREFDD, from the exons atgaacaCACATAATCAAAGTAGTAATCaaaatggtggtggtagtggcggtggtggtggtggtggtgggtCATCAACATTTTCACCAATAGTTTTAACATCAACATATAGATTAGACGTTCAAGAGAAATATACATTTAGTTATGAAATTGGTTCAGGTACATACGGTATGGTTTATAAAGCAGATGATAAAAAAAGGCCAAACAATAAAGTGGCcgttaaaaaatttagaagTACAAAAGAAGGTGAAGGTTTATCTTTAACTGCATATAGAGAAATTGGT ttattaaaagaattatcaaatgaaaatatagttaaattattagatgtttgtttaaatccaaaagataagttattatatttaatatttgattatgcagaatttgatttatttggaATTATAAAGTATCATAGAGAGAATGGAAGTCATTTTTCAGACgcaacaattaaatcattaatatgGCAAGTATTGAATGGTATACATTATCTACATAGTAATTGGGTAATACATAGGGATTTAAAGCCATCGAATATTTTAGTGATGGGAGAAGGAAAAGAATGTGGTACTGTGAAAATTGGTGATTTTGGGCTTGCAAGAATATTTCAATCACCATTGAAACCATTGAACGAGAATGGTGTAGTTGTGACCATTTGGTATAGGTCGCCCGAACTATTACTAGGCTCAAAGCATTATACGAGGGCTGTGGATATTTGGGCGATTGGTTGTATTTTCGCTGAACTAATTACAACCAAACCTTTATTCCCTGGCAAAGAGAAAGATCCAAAGATTCCATCACTATTTCAAGATGATCAAGTTGAAAAGATAATTAGAGTATTAGGTAAACCAACTTTAGATATGTGGCCAGATATTAAACATTTACCAGAATGGAAAAGGTTATCAAGTATGGAAGCTTTTCCAAATTCATTAGCAAAATGTGTTGGTATCGATGAAAATAGTCAAGCCTATGATTTACTCTCAAAAATGATCCTATATGATCCCTCAAAAAGAATAACTGCATCTGAAGCTTTAGATCATCcttattttaaagaattaccattaccattaccaaatGCTTTTTCAAAACCAATACCTTATCCTCCAAGAttaccaataaataaaaaaaagagagaatttgatgattaa